The following proteins are co-located in the Clostridiales bacterium genome:
- a CDS encoding 30S ribosomal protein S21 has product MAQVVVRENESLESALKRFKRSCARDGVMSELRKREHYEKPSVKRKKKSEAARKKAKKF; this is encoded by the coding sequence ATGGCACAAGTAGTTGTAAGAGAAAACGAAAGTTTAGAAAGCGCGCTGAAAAGATTTAAGCGTTCTTGCGCAAGAGACGGAGTAATGTCCGAGTTAAGAAAAAGAGAACATTACGAGAAGCCGAGCGTAAAGAGAAAGAAGAAGTCAGAAGCGGCTAGGAAAAAGGCAAAGAAATTCTAA